A part of Marinomonas rhizomae genomic DNA contains:
- the guaB gene encoding IMP dehydrogenase yields MLRIVQEALTFDDVLLIPGYSEVLPKDVSLKTKITKDIELNIPLTSSAMDTVTEHRMAIALAQEGGIGIVHKNLTIEEQAREVRRVKKFESGIVRDLVTINPEASVQDLMDLTAANSISSVPVVQGSDLVGIVTSRDVRFVKDFDKKVSDIMTPKDRLVTALEGASSGSIRKLLHENRIEKVLIVNEQFELRGMVTVTDFNKATTFPHACKDDQGRLRVGAAVGTGADTGDRVKALSDAGVDIIVVDTAHGHSKGVIDRVRWVKEHFPHIQVIGGNIATAEAAIALADAGADGVKVGIGPGSICTTRIVSGVGVPQISAVANVAEVMDPRGIPVIADGGVRFSGDISKAIAAGASVIMVGGLLAGTDEAPGEVVLFQGRAYKAYRGMGSLGAMSQAQGSSDRYFQDSSSVEKLVPEGIEGRVPSKGPMVAVVHQLMGGVRSSMGYTGSADIETMRTKTQFSKITGAGMRESHVHDVTITQEAPNYHVG; encoded by the coding sequence ATGTTACGAATCGTGCAAGAAGCTTTAACGTTTGACGACGTACTGCTTATCCCCGGCTATTCCGAAGTTCTTCCTAAGGATGTTAGCCTCAAAACGAAAATCACTAAAGACATCGAGCTAAATATTCCACTGACGTCTTCAGCGATGGATACCGTTACCGAACATCGCATGGCGATTGCTCTGGCTCAAGAAGGTGGCATAGGCATTGTGCACAAAAACTTGACTATCGAAGAGCAAGCTCGCGAAGTTCGCCGAGTGAAAAAATTCGAAAGTGGTATCGTTCGTGACCTTGTAACCATTAATCCTGAAGCCAGCGTTCAAGATCTTATGGATTTGACCGCGGCGAATAGCATCTCAAGTGTGCCTGTTGTTCAAGGTTCCGATTTGGTTGGTATTGTTACCAGTCGTGATGTGCGTTTTGTTAAAGATTTCGACAAAAAAGTCTCTGACATTATGACACCAAAAGATCGTCTTGTTACGGCGCTTGAAGGTGCTTCTTCTGGCTCTATCCGTAAGTTGCTACATGAAAATCGCATTGAGAAAGTGCTGATTGTTAATGAGCAATTTGAGTTGCGTGGCATGGTGACGGTGACTGACTTTAATAAAGCCACGACTTTCCCACATGCTTGTAAAGACGATCAAGGTCGTTTACGTGTTGGTGCCGCTGTTGGTACTGGCGCAGATACCGGCGATCGAGTGAAAGCCTTGTCTGATGCTGGCGTTGATATCATTGTTGTTGATACGGCGCATGGTCATTCTAAAGGTGTTATTGATCGCGTTCGTTGGGTAAAAGAACATTTCCCTCATATTCAAGTTATTGGCGGTAATATCGCGACAGCGGAAGCGGCAATTGCTCTAGCTGATGCGGGCGCAGATGGCGTGAAAGTGGGTATTGGCCCTGGTTCTATCTGTACTACGCGTATCGTTTCTGGTGTGGGTGTTCCTCAAATCAGTGCGGTGGCAAATGTTGCTGAAGTAATGGACCCTCGTGGTATCCCTGTTATCGCTGATGGCGGTGTGCGTTTTTCTGGTGATATCAGTAAAGCGATTGCAGCTGGCGCGAGCGTTATCATGGTTGGCGGTCTGCTTGCTGGTACTGATGAGGCGCCAGGTGAAGTTGTCTTGTTCCAAGGTCGTGCCTATAAAGCCTACCGAGGCATGGGGTCATTGGGTGCAATGTCCCAAGCGCAAGGCTCTAGTGACCGCTACTTCCAAGACTCAAGCAGCGTTGAAAAGTTGGTTCCAGAAGGCATTGAAGGCCGTGTACCTTCTAAAGGTCCAATGGTGGCTGTTGTTCATCAGCTTATGGGTGGGGTTCGCTCTTCCATGGGTTACACTGGCTCCGCTGATATTGAAACCATGCGTACCAAAACGCAGTTTTCTAAAATTACCGGTGCAGGTATGCGTGAAAGCCACGTCCATGATGTGACTATCACTCAAGAGGCACCAAATTATCACGTCGGTTAA
- the xseA gene encoding exodeoxyribonuclease VII large subunit, which yields MKNFTTSASQETAFTVSQLNRQIQQLLEASLPWILVEGEISNLAKPGSGHWYFSLKDDRAQIRCAMFKGKNAAVRFKPKDGDMVRLRARVTFYGPRGDCQLSVESMESAGEGALQQAFERLKNNLQAEGLFAPEHKKPLPTKPERVAIITSPVGAAVRDMIIAFRRRFPLTELTILPSLVQGQDASKNILRQLQRADGSGHFDAIILGRGGGSLEDLWSFNDEPLARAIFAANTPIVSAVGHETDFTIADFVADVRAATPTAAAELLSPDRNQLIRQIEQQEKQLVRRMSRILEQSQQQLDFMTKRIRHPKERIEQQQTQLNQLKHRLQQSMQRKVLEQQNHTANLAHRLERNSPTRRIDQDRQKLKDIDARLARALSNTLTNKQTAFARIIDKLNLVSPLNTLARGYAIASKDEQVIRSVKDVKKGDAISVRVQDGVISCDVTSSQS from the coding sequence ATGAAAAATTTTACAACTTCTGCGTCACAAGAAACGGCTTTTACCGTATCGCAGCTAAATAGACAGATACAACAACTACTTGAAGCCAGTTTACCGTGGATTTTAGTCGAAGGTGAGATATCCAACCTCGCCAAGCCAGGCTCTGGTCATTGGTACTTTTCACTCAAAGATGACCGTGCACAAATACGCTGTGCCATGTTCAAAGGCAAAAACGCCGCTGTACGCTTTAAGCCCAAAGATGGTGACATGGTTCGCTTGCGTGCTCGCGTCACTTTCTATGGTCCAAGAGGCGACTGCCAACTCAGTGTAGAAAGCATGGAGTCGGCAGGTGAAGGTGCATTACAACAGGCGTTTGAACGCTTAAAAAACAACTTACAAGCCGAAGGCCTTTTCGCACCAGAGCACAAAAAACCATTACCAACTAAACCAGAACGTGTTGCTATCATCACCTCGCCTGTCGGCGCTGCGGTTCGCGATATGATCATCGCCTTTCGTCGACGCTTTCCATTGACAGAACTCACCATTCTACCTTCTTTAGTGCAAGGCCAAGATGCCTCTAAAAACATCTTACGACAACTACAACGAGCCGATGGCAGTGGGCACTTTGACGCTATTATTCTCGGTCGTGGTGGTGGTTCACTGGAAGACTTATGGAGTTTCAACGACGAACCCTTGGCACGCGCTATTTTTGCCGCCAACACGCCGATTGTATCGGCTGTTGGTCATGAAACCGACTTTACCATTGCGGATTTTGTCGCCGATGTTCGAGCCGCCACTCCAACCGCGGCGGCAGAGCTTTTAAGCCCAGACCGCAATCAATTAATTAGACAAATCGAACAGCAAGAAAAGCAGCTTGTTCGACGCATGTCACGCATTCTCGAACAAAGTCAGCAACAGCTCGACTTTATGACCAAGCGCATTCGTCACCCAAAAGAGCGAATCGAGCAACAGCAAACTCAGCTAAACCAGCTTAAGCATCGCTTGCAACAAAGCATGCAACGCAAGGTGCTGGAGCAACAAAACCATACTGCCAACCTAGCTCATCGACTGGAAAGAAACAGCCCAACTCGCCGTATCGATCAGGACAGACAAAAGTTAAAAGACATCGACGCTCGACTTGCTCGTGCACTGAGTAACACCTTAACCAACAAACAAACTGCCTTTGCTCGTATTATCGACAAGCTCAACCTCGTCAGCCCGCTAAACACCCTAGCCAGAGGCTATGCTATTGCCTCGAAAGACGAACAGGTTATTCGTTCCGTTAAAGACGTTAAGAAAGGCGATGCTATTTCGGTAAGGGTGCAGGATGGAGTCATTTCGTGTGACGTAACATCAAGTCAAAGCTAA
- a CDS encoding methyl-accepting chemotaxis protein, which produces MKWQSLSIRSRMFSVLAVLLVVSTVVSVSTQALSTLDTELEQLKKEVLPTHLSNLASQISTEITPLITASHLMTNDNFVEDWVSKGAPDNQIAFIAAKLKSVKEIAGSDSTFYVLNGPNGLEYFGYEKDFFRTPLTDYPFKDFYPNFLATGQDYELNLEYEYKMLFVNYRSDDLDPNTNKPYSVAGLGIKADKLINMVQKLKVGQQGRAMLVTSDGVIQAKGDSPFMEMVNKSHISSLLNNKTDVVIDDITINGQVYYLGSLWVSVLDRYIMLAVPKQQIMAPIYTQLQNAFLYSIVFILISLLILHFVIGSLTRPIVAIGKDVRYVSDSLDLSYQIKSTDKAEIGDLAETINSLLQTLKGSMTTVNDAVKTTDGAIEGLHQQVDELSQASEAEKQSVDQIFNSTQDITEQSAQVKDLATKAGELSDQSNAELQQANKEVQSSLLFLEALEVDMLQSKTSLTELNDNIEKIVSVLDVISSISEQTNLLALNAAIEAARAGEHGRGFAVVSDEVRMLSQRTSESTNEIQSIITQLRSASTQVTSQMDVACEKSIQTLDSQKLVSEKVNTLDAFLQQLFDMNEQVAERAGIQNASVEDINQHLSMLAAQSEQTAELFNQSRAATNAIGEEMRHLKDKVELFKVT; this is translated from the coding sequence ATGAAGTGGCAAAGTCTATCCATTAGAAGTCGCATGTTTTCTGTGCTTGCTGTGTTGCTTGTTGTTAGTACTGTTGTTTCTGTCAGTACTCAGGCTCTTTCTACACTAGACACAGAACTAGAACAGCTAAAAAAAGAAGTTTTACCAACCCATCTCAGTAATCTAGCCTCGCAAATCAGTACAGAAATTACTCCGTTAATTACAGCCTCCCATTTGATGACAAACGACAACTTCGTTGAAGATTGGGTGAGTAAAGGTGCGCCAGATAACCAGATTGCGTTTATAGCAGCTAAGCTGAAATCCGTGAAAGAGATCGCAGGAAGTGATTCGACCTTTTACGTTTTAAATGGTCCAAATGGTTTGGAATATTTTGGCTATGAGAAAGACTTTTTTAGGACGCCGTTAACGGACTATCCATTCAAAGATTTTTATCCAAATTTTTTGGCGACAGGACAAGATTACGAACTGAATTTAGAATATGAATATAAGATGCTGTTTGTTAACTATCGCAGCGATGATCTTGATCCGAACACCAATAAACCCTATTCCGTTGCAGGGCTTGGAATTAAAGCGGATAAGCTGATTAATATGGTTCAGAAGCTTAAAGTAGGCCAGCAAGGTCGTGCCATGTTAGTAACAAGTGATGGTGTAATTCAAGCAAAAGGCGATTCTCCATTTATGGAAATGGTCAATAAAAGCCATATTTCTAGCTTGCTTAACAATAAAACCGACGTTGTCATTGATGATATAACGATTAATGGACAGGTATATTACCTTGGCTCATTGTGGGTGTCAGTGTTAGATAGATATATCATGCTAGCGGTACCAAAACAGCAAATTATGGCGCCGATTTATACGCAGTTACAGAATGCGTTTCTCTACTCTATCGTTTTTATTCTAATTTCTCTGCTCATTCTTCATTTCGTTATAGGCTCTCTGACTCGTCCCATTGTCGCTATTGGCAAGGATGTTCGTTATGTGTCCGATAGTTTAGATCTCAGTTATCAAATCAAGAGTACCGATAAAGCGGAAATTGGTGACCTGGCAGAGACAATTAATTCACTGCTGCAAACGTTAAAAGGGTCAATGACGACAGTGAATGACGCGGTTAAAACGACAGATGGTGCGATTGAAGGTTTGCATCAACAGGTGGATGAACTTTCCCAAGCCTCTGAGGCTGAGAAGCAATCGGTAGATCAGATCTTTAACTCTACCCAAGACATCACTGAGCAGAGTGCGCAGGTAAAAGATTTAGCCACCAAAGCGGGTGAGTTGTCGGATCAAAGTAATGCGGAGCTTCAGCAAGCGAATAAAGAAGTCCAGAGTAGTTTGCTTTTCCTAGAGGCGCTCGAAGTCGATATGTTACAAAGCAAAACCAGTTTGACCGAGTTGAATGACAACATAGAGAAGATTGTCTCTGTTTTGGACGTGATCAGCTCAATTTCAGAACAGACCAATTTGCTTGCTCTTAATGCGGCCATCGAAGCGGCTCGGGCGGGCGAGCATGGTCGCGGTTTTGCGGTAGTGTCGGATGAAGTTCGCATGCTGTCGCAACGAACCAGCGAATCCACCAATGAAATTCAAAGTATCATTACTCAGCTGAGAAGTGCATCGACTCAAGTGACATCGCAGATGGATGTTGCCTGTGAGAAAAGTATTCAGACCCTAGACAGTCAAAAGCTGGTGTCAGAAAAAGTAAATACGCTTGATGCCTTCTTGCAGCAATTATTCGATATGAATGAGCAGGTCGCCGAACGAGCGGGTATTCAAAACGCTTCAGTGGAAGATATTAACCAACATTTGTCTATGTTGGCGGCACAAAGCGAGCAGACAGCCGAATTATTCAATCAAAGTCGAGCAGCAACCAATGCTATTGGTGAAGAGATGAGACACTTAAAAGATAAAGTCGAGTTGTTCAAAGTGACGTGA
- a CDS encoding sigma-54-dependent transcriptional regulator translates to MTQNKILLVDDEPAFRELASRWLANQDYHVKTAASLAEAKSALAEFDADLVLLDLSMPPHFDPQVTLEAMDEFAGRPVIIITGHADRDLALKAIELGAWDFIAKPIDPDMLAVVVRRAITKTTLERELTQLKQVSGSAQGASAYIGHSMSSQKVRALVERIAPTDVRVLVTGPSGTGKEVISRTLHDLSHRAAKPFVSVHCGAIPADLLESELFGYVKGAFTGAEKDKVGLLSLADSGTLFLDEIGEMPLAMQVKLLRVLQEGTFFPVGGREQKHIDIRVISATNADLVEKVREGSFREDLYYRIKGVNIETQALSERLEDVPVLLQSFLQRLQSQQTKQLQLSPEAVKWFRDQTWPGNVRELKNALESVASICPQGQITMEDIQLLYPSGEPVHHAMTSVTTTDATLDEQVRDLEIRLITQALEKSQGNRTQAAKQLGISRQGLIKKIERYGF, encoded by the coding sequence ATGACACAAAATAAAATATTACTGGTTGATGACGAACCCGCATTTCGTGAATTGGCGAGCCGTTGGTTAGCCAACCAAGATTACCATGTGAAAACGGCGGCGAGTTTAGCCGAAGCCAAATCGGCTTTAGCGGAATTTGATGCAGACTTGGTGTTATTGGATTTATCAATGCCACCGCATTTTGATCCACAAGTGACCTTGGAGGCTATGGATGAATTCGCTGGCCGCCCAGTGATTATTATCACAGGCCACGCCGATCGAGACTTGGCCTTAAAAGCCATCGAGCTTGGCGCATGGGATTTTATTGCTAAGCCGATTGACCCAGATATGTTAGCGGTTGTAGTGCGCCGAGCCATCACCAAAACCACCTTAGAACGTGAATTAACTCAGTTAAAACAAGTGAGTGGATCCGCTCAAGGTGCGTCTGCGTATATCGGTCATTCGATGAGTTCGCAAAAGGTCAGGGCGCTGGTGGAGCGAATTGCGCCGACGGATGTACGGGTCTTAGTGACTGGGCCATCGGGTACAGGCAAAGAGGTCATTTCTCGTACCTTGCATGACTTGAGTCATCGCGCAGCCAAGCCGTTTGTTTCTGTGCATTGCGGCGCGATTCCGGCGGATTTATTAGAAAGCGAGTTGTTCGGTTACGTGAAAGGCGCCTTTACTGGGGCGGAAAAAGACAAAGTCGGTTTATTGAGTTTGGCCGATAGCGGTACCTTGTTTTTGGATGAAATCGGCGAAATGCCATTAGCCATGCAGGTCAAGTTGCTGCGGGTGTTGCAGGAAGGTACCTTCTTTCCTGTTGGAGGACGAGAGCAGAAGCACATCGACATTCGAGTGATCTCTGCGACCAATGCCGATTTAGTTGAGAAGGTTCGCGAAGGCAGCTTCCGAGAGGATCTGTATTACCGCATTAAAGGCGTCAATATTGAAACCCAAGCGCTGTCGGAGCGACTCGAAGATGTTCCTGTGTTACTACAGTCATTTCTACAGCGCTTGCAAAGTCAGCAAACTAAGCAATTACAGCTCAGTCCTGAAGCTGTGAAATGGTTCAGAGATCAAACATGGCCCGGTAATGTTCGGGAATTGAAGAATGCGCTGGAAAGCGTCGCGTCTATTTGTCCGCAAGGGCAAATTACCATGGAAGACATTCAGCTGCTTTACCCCAGCGGTGAACCAGTTCATCACGCTATGACAAGCGTAACAACAACCGATGCGACGTTAGATGAACAAGTTAGAGACCTTGAAATTCGACTAATTACCCAAGCCTTAGAAAAAAGCCAAGGCAACCGCACTCAAGCCGCCAAGCAACTGGGTATTTCACGACAAGGCTTGATTAAGAAAATCGAGCGCTATGGGTTTTGA
- a CDS encoding sensor histidine kinase: MTLSLMFEVAMLVTSVCGVLVAVWLLWRARKQSDLQALAGFAIMMAIWCFGHVVLFQGYEQIGIHIILANPLMPTFFLHFAIRFVNSGSVKEPMLERLYQVVPWFYLTSFAVVLQSWWIGAGDAISTLDTRSFFIFTEAGTWNLAYTVLIGILAHGVLLFGWYRHSGNKKRSILAMFGVGAWGLLLATSFVFPSFGISWFPYPMLLLPTYLLLLVYAVVRYQILSVNAFANRALLWVAMMLVILCVIAVISVVSGRIGLQALANVPSWQLWLYSLLILVVAAVIYQPLSRLVSRLIYPGALLNEAVLDTWSTQLREARGWAELTNVGEQLLSRQIRQNVAIQLQHGDYPVKGQNNALAIQVSRSESDWHFVLIGWEDASPGMRLTAEVFASLFTTSCGLLERSLALAVAERKRMDEQHLVELGSLSAAMAHELRNPLNIISMAAYDAPVDTRQHIQTQLKRADRLVSDMLVYSGGLSLQIVATPLRSLVASVLAQAQLEGVSYELDIEETLELEADSQRLQQVFINLIDNAVSFLRSTPDSKLFIEAKEEGQQLVIRVHNNGPAIDVSLQGEALFQPFVTKRAGGSGLGLAIVRRIVDAHGGKIWHRSDLAWPVTFELILPRHFSGAALSNREFHDTK, encoded by the coding sequence TTGACACTTTCCCTGATGTTTGAAGTGGCCATGTTGGTGACCAGTGTGTGCGGCGTATTGGTCGCGGTCTGGTTATTGTGGCGAGCTAGAAAACAAAGTGATCTACAAGCTCTGGCAGGTTTTGCCATTATGATGGCGATTTGGTGCTTTGGGCATGTGGTCTTGTTCCAAGGCTACGAGCAAATTGGTATTCATATCATTCTGGCCAACCCGTTGATGCCGACCTTCTTCTTACATTTTGCGATTCGTTTTGTGAACTCTGGCTCGGTTAAAGAGCCTATGCTGGAACGCTTATATCAAGTAGTGCCTTGGTTTTATCTGACCAGTTTTGCTGTGGTATTACAAAGCTGGTGGATTGGCGCTGGAGATGCGATCAGTACGCTAGACACGCGTTCCTTTTTTATCTTTACCGAGGCGGGGACATGGAATCTTGCCTATACGGTGTTGATCGGCATCTTGGCTCATGGGGTGTTGTTGTTTGGTTGGTATCGACATTCTGGTAATAAGAAACGCTCCATTCTCGCCATGTTTGGCGTTGGCGCTTGGGGCTTGTTGTTAGCGACCAGTTTTGTGTTTCCTTCCTTTGGCATTAGCTGGTTTCCCTATCCCATGCTCTTACTGCCAACCTATTTGCTATTGTTGGTTTATGCGGTAGTTCGCTATCAAATTTTGTCGGTTAATGCCTTTGCCAATCGGGCCTTGCTTTGGGTTGCCATGATGTTGGTGATTCTCTGTGTGATCGCGGTCATCAGCGTGGTGTCTGGTCGTATTGGTTTGCAGGCGCTGGCCAATGTACCCAGTTGGCAACTCTGGTTGTATTCCTTGCTGATTTTGGTGGTTGCGGCGGTGATTTATCAGCCTCTAAGTCGTCTGGTTTCTCGGCTTATTTACCCCGGTGCTTTATTAAATGAAGCTGTGTTAGATACTTGGTCAACACAATTGAGAGAGGCTCGGGGTTGGGCAGAATTGACGAATGTTGGTGAGCAGTTACTTTCGCGACAAATAAGACAAAATGTAGCGATTCAATTGCAACATGGCGACTATCCGGTAAAAGGGCAGAATAACGCGTTGGCTATACAGGTGTCTCGATCGGAGTCTGATTGGCACTTTGTATTAATTGGTTGGGAAGATGCCAGCCCAGGTATGCGTCTTACGGCGGAAGTGTTTGCGTCTTTATTCACGACCAGCTGCGGTTTGTTGGAAAGGTCGTTGGCCTTGGCGGTGGCGGAACGAAAACGCATGGATGAACAGCATTTGGTTGAGTTAGGCAGCTTGTCAGCAGCAATGGCCCACGAGTTGCGTAATCCGCTCAATATTATTTCCATGGCCGCTTATGACGCGCCTGTGGATACGCGCCAGCATATACAGACTCAGCTTAAGCGAGCCGACCGTTTAGTGAGCGACATGTTGGTGTATTCAGGTGGGTTGTCATTGCAAATTGTTGCCACGCCATTGCGATCATTGGTTGCAAGCGTATTGGCACAAGCTCAGCTTGAAGGCGTGAGTTATGAGCTTGATATAGAGGAAACGCTGGAGCTGGAGGCAGACTCGCAACGGTTGCAGCAGGTGTTCATCAACCTGATTGATAATGCCGTGTCTTTTTTACGCTCCACGCCCGATAGCAAGTTGTTTATTGAAGCCAAAGAAGAGGGCCAACAGCTTGTGATTCGCGTCCACAACAACGGACCAGCAATCGATGTAAGCTTACAAGGTGAAGCCTTGTTTCAACCCTTTGTGACTAAGCGAGCGGGCGGCAGTGGTCTTGGTTTAGCCATTGTGCGCCGTATTGTTGATGCCCATGGTGGCAAGATTTGGCACCGCTCTGATTTGGCTTGGCCGGTGACGTTTGAACTTATTTTACCTCGCCATTTTTCTGGCGCAGCGCTTTCAAATAGAGAATTCCATGACACAAAATAA
- a CDS encoding cytochrome ubiquinol oxidase subunit I, translating to MDLDVAILSRIQFAFTVSFHIIFPSITIGLATLIAIWEGMWLKTHNPYYLQLAKFWIKPFAITFGMGVVSGIVLSYEFGTNFSKFSEITGAVLGPLMAYEVLTAFFMEAGFLGVMLFGWQRVGRKLHFFATVTVMIGTWISAFWIIVANSWMQTPTGYKIIDGKFEVESWMAVIFNPSMPYRLTHMVVASLITATFVVAGISAYYLLKKKNIPFAKKGLSMCMWFALVLTPLQAWIGDMHGLNVREHQPTKLAAMEGIWPAEEENVPLLLFAMPNMETESNDYQVGIPNLGSLILTHSWDGTVQGLKAVPPEDRPNVPLVFWSFRVMVGIGVGMMGIAALALLLRRKGRLYENKAFLSLVTLFTPMGVIAVLAGWYVVEIGRQPWIVYNLVRTSEIVSPLPAERVLFTLTMFVIIYSLLIGVYLYFMRKLIKKGPPSMEALEQQLIGMKAPGYALAWVKSLTTKEQQLKEQQANDQPSQAQGDK from the coding sequence ATGGACCTCGATGTCGCCATTTTATCTCGCATACAGTTCGCCTTTACGGTGAGCTTTCATATTATTTTCCCTAGTATCACCATTGGTTTGGCGACACTGATCGCCATTTGGGAAGGCATGTGGCTAAAAACACATAATCCTTATTACCTCCAATTGGCTAAATTCTGGATCAAACCTTTTGCGATAACCTTCGGTATGGGGGTGGTTTCTGGCATCGTTTTGTCCTATGAATTTGGCACCAACTTCTCCAAATTTTCGGAGATTACTGGCGCGGTACTTGGGCCGCTGATGGCTTACGAAGTGCTCACCGCTTTCTTCATGGAAGCCGGTTTCCTTGGCGTCATGCTATTTGGTTGGCAACGCGTTGGTCGCAAGCTGCATTTCTTCGCCACTGTCACCGTTATGATAGGTACTTGGATTTCAGCGTTTTGGATCATAGTGGCGAACTCATGGATGCAAACACCAACGGGCTACAAGATTATCGATGGCAAGTTTGAAGTAGAAAGCTGGATGGCGGTGATCTTCAATCCATCCATGCCTTATCGCCTCACTCACATGGTGGTGGCGTCATTAATTACAGCAACCTTCGTGGTAGCAGGCATCAGCGCCTATTATTTATTGAAAAAGAAAAACATTCCTTTTGCTAAAAAAGGCTTATCTATGTGCATGTGGTTTGCTTTGGTGTTAACACCGCTGCAAGCATGGATTGGCGATATGCATGGCTTAAACGTAAGAGAGCATCAGCCCACTAAATTGGCAGCGATGGAAGGCATTTGGCCTGCCGAAGAAGAAAACGTTCCGCTCTTGTTATTTGCTATGCCCAACATGGAGACCGAATCCAACGATTATCAAGTCGGTATTCCAAACCTAGGCAGCTTGATCCTAACTCACTCTTGGGATGGCACGGTGCAAGGTCTAAAAGCGGTACCGCCTGAAGACAGACCGAATGTGCCGTTAGTGTTTTGGTCTTTCCGTGTCATGGTTGGTATTGGAGTTGGCATGATGGGCATTGCTGCGCTAGCCCTCCTACTGCGTCGTAAAGGACGCTTGTATGAGAACAAAGCGTTTCTGTCTCTCGTAACATTATTTACCCCTATGGGTGTCATTGCGGTACTGGCAGGTTGGTATGTGGTCGAAATCGGTCGCCAGCCTTGGATTGTTTATAATCTGGTTAGAACGTCCGAGATCGTATCGCCACTTCCAGCGGAACGAGTGCTCTTTACCTTAACCATGTTTGTCATCATTTACAGTCTGCTGATCGGTGTTTATCTCTACTTCATGCGCAAGCTGATTAAGAAAGGGCCGCCATCAATGGAAGCGCTAGAACAACAACTGATTGGCATGAAAGCGCCGGGCTATGCATTGGCTTGGGTAAAATCGCTAACAACGAAAGAACAGCAATTAAAAGAACAGCAAGCAAACGATCAACCTTCACAAGCACAAGGAGATAAATGA
- the cydB gene encoding cytochrome d ubiquinol oxidase subunit II, translating to MMDLAFFYFLVLGFAIFMYVLLDGFDLGIGILYPWFNQEGERDHLMRSISHVWDGNETWLVFGGVVLFAAFPTAYAGITSTFYLPIMLMLFALIFRGVAFEYRFKSDTSRPYWDFAFSAGSAIAAFCQGMLLGSIVQGVPVGVDSLSSLHWLTPFSILTGFSVMAGYALLAACYLFMKSRGRIQEHAAKLGKRLLLITILAMVIVSLWTVANQVDIRQRWFSGLNFLWLSPLPIITLVVALLAWKDLNSHATGTVHHESRPFWYAATLFLLGFAGLVVGLFPYLIPRQLTFMEAASPDSSLLFLLPGICIFVPLICAYTLWGYRVFAGKVEDYQEGY from the coding sequence ATGATGGATTTGGCTTTTTTCTACTTCCTTGTCTTAGGCTTTGCCATCTTTATGTACGTGCTACTCGATGGCTTCGACCTAGGGATTGGCATTCTCTACCCTTGGTTTAACCAAGAAGGCGAGCGTGATCATTTAATGCGTTCTATTTCACACGTTTGGGATGGCAACGAAACTTGGTTAGTGTTTGGTGGTGTGGTGTTGTTTGCGGCGTTTCCCACCGCTTATGCAGGCATTACTTCGACTTTTTATCTGCCTATTATGCTGATGCTGTTTGCGTTGATCTTTCGTGGTGTGGCGTTCGAGTATCGGTTTAAGTCCGATACGTCTCGACCTTATTGGGATTTCGCCTTTAGTGCGGGTTCGGCTATCGCTGCGTTTTGCCAAGGCATGTTACTAGGATCGATTGTTCAAGGCGTACCAGTCGGTGTCGATAGCTTGTCTAGCCTACACTGGCTAACGCCCTTTTCTATCCTAACAGGCTTTTCTGTAATGGCAGGTTATGCCTTGCTAGCCGCTTGCTATCTGTTTATGAAAAGTCGCGGCCGCATTCAAGAGCACGCGGCAAAATTAGGTAAAAGACTTTTACTAATCACTATTTTAGCCATGGTCATCGTCAGCCTGTGGACGGTGGCTAACCAAGTAGACATTCGTCAACGTTGGTTCTCTGGCTTAAATTTCTTGTGGTTATCGCCCTTGCCTATCATCACCTTAGTGGTTGCATTGTTGGCTTGGAAAGATCTAAACAGTCACGCCACAGGAACCGTTCACCATGAAAGTCGACCATTTTGGTATGCTGCCACCTTGTTTTTATTAGGCTTCGCGGGTCTTGTGGTCGGCTTGTTCCCTTATCTAATACCAAGACAATTAACCTTTATGGAAGCCGCATCGCCTGACAGTAGCTTGCTCTTCTTGCTGCCTGGTATTTGCATCTTCGTGCCATTGATCTGCGCTTATACTTTATGGGGCTACCGTGTTTTTGCAGGCAAGGTGGAAGATTATCAGGAGGGTTACTAA